A part of Daphnia pulex isolate KAP4 chromosome 6, ASM2113471v1 genomic DNA contains:
- the LOC124195795 gene encoding DENN domain-containing protein 4C-like isoform X6, whose amino-acid sequence MEDKQIADYFVVAGFTDKSMPLEDFSFDGNQLKSTYDQAPITDITVIIPSLGEGIPPGFTCIEYTPTGLTADLNYGSIRSPEVFLCYRRGRERPPLFDIGVLYQGKEQLMSDAEVVLSTPYGRAANVNNSANQHTYVTYRRAPDTAPCNDLVVSDICVVITSKGETPPHAYCMIKKNLNKGMLGADVYLCYKKSMNKPRHIAYRPGIQARFPEEDIPHNPMPDSVPLFCLPMGATLEWWPINAATPKPVFSTFVLTVSDAAEKIYGSAVTFYERYPEEKMTKEQKAWLDMDDVDDGSTEKDYTVNTIKSICILSHYPFFDTFEKFLRYLHKVAHSGPYPVPLERYITHFMYDVPFPSPQRPRILIQLSATDRIALAQLEDLPLPRRGASFKSMLLNLGPDGCLQLLLLALTEQKILIHSLRPDVLTATAEALATSIFPFKWQCPYIPLCPLGLSDVLSAPLPYLIGVDSRFFDMYDPPAEVSCVDLDTNTISISEEKKTLLTVKLLPKKAARTLRATLQYLYEKIYSTFWSERGKRGDDVDSSLDRDFKIKKKELLLELEIQEAFLKFMASILRGYRSYLLPITKAPTVGATDPNSLFDLQGFLRSRDKAYVKFYALMMKTQMFIRFIEERSFVSDMDSSLAFFDECSDKTDLDDGDIKLLELDDSHHSERTVFVTPPEPVGLPPNVTYTYQQFGTLNPALMQRPLDESLFDPSVVGSSTKPRSSSGNMCGSSLPPPSSPLARRTKHEIKNSQKFAKKYAETPMLWAKCLLNTCFSIWFIHLPSHILTSNSKVTTLRSAYAILVAMQKLRVLPADEVCYRVMMQLCGVLGQPVLAVKVLFEMKRHGVQPNAITYGFYNKAVLEAHWSSDMANHSRLLWNKLRNVVTAAGLFRQAGRKAAQSRISQYSSTDEGDLASNSDGDGLSRTSVDSAQEGHHSAGVGGAPIVYRNSTVTSSQSDVGYSSMKEDGQANQNQKPKCSSQKDLPTAVKVDSAAGVLMSSLGSGGGALSPIEATELKAALDDAGHNISHPSPPQPKGATLPREKSAGTPMASGNSTPDASSQTKSSSQSASTASLFSPQNLNARKAEFLVGLNNLKSAASSVAKKIDEIKGAIGAGVTVTPSKLSGSGLLTESMDARGGSASGSGALLTVDGPADGSLETWSSWTAQWLRRASSADLVSQQYPATGSATPSEWSTTDGQASSNIKGLPSWTETSAQLDRLCASMRFPNGGRRQRLGEELPIAIEVIMTSCSKCHNCSSILYDEEIMAGWTPEDSNLNSRCQHCKKLLVPFLTTHLHDYRSHPPSVVQQMISNLTPCVSQESVISSSHSRNGSDGGDKPAKEDEAVSKQTKTEKNAPTPLVAPAMFGPISVPYLSPLVLRRELEGILEQEGDVCLTQASFVDQHSIIYWNMLWYFERVGLMSHMAALILRANLGLNETNNNNDSEAANVTCRINPSWSSADEKNISVKTKWDNTKLHDELGPPCYALWQQTYEQHSPLVSALVTDNQSFPRSFLDELLRGIQYNDMLRPLKQLSSELIKRKTVTGIARHHGIYRELLFLSFVAIGRENIDQIAFDREYRLAYDRLDAQSMATLGKVDSPPSIASVFCRHFFRQLEL is encoded by the exons ATGGAAGACAAACAGATAGCTGACTACTTTGTGGTGGCTGGGTTTACAGACAAATCTATGCCATTAGAAGATTTCTCATTTGACGGGAATCAGCTCAAATCTACCTATGATCAGGCACCAATCACAGACATTACTGTCATTATACCTTCTCTGGGTGAAGGCATTCCACCTGGTTTTACTTGCATTGAATATACTCCAACTG GTTTGACAGCTGATCTTAATTATGGAAGCATAAGAAGCCCTGAAGTTTTTCTGTGTTATCGTAGGGGTCGTGAACGCCCACCTTTATTTGATATTGG GGTATTATACCAAGGGAAGGAACAACTGATGTCTGATGCAGAAGTTGTCTTGTCTACACCGTACGGAAGGGCTGCTAATGTAAATAACTCAGCCAATCAGCACACCTATGTAACTTATAGAAGAGCACCAGATACAGCCCCATGCAATGATCTTGTAGTCTCTGATATTTGCGTCGTCATTACCAGCAAAGGCGAAACGCCTCCACATGCTTACtgcatgataaaaaaaaacctcaacaAGGGAATG ttgGGTGCGGATGTCTACCTTTGCTACAAGAAGTCGATGAACAAACCACGCCATATAGCTTATAGACCTG GCATCCAAGCACGTTTCCCTGAAGAGGATATTCCTCACAACCCAATGCCGGATTCCGTTCCGTTGTTTTGTTTACCAATGGGCGCGACCCTAGAATGGTGGCCGATCAATGCTGCTACTCCCAAACCAGTGTTTTCCACCTTTGTCTTGACTGTATCAGATGCAGCAGAAAAa atataCGGTTCAGCAGTCACATTTTATGAACGGTATCCAGAGGAGAAAATGACTAAGGAACAAAAAGCCTGGCTTGATATGGATGATGTAGACGATGGATCTACTGAAAAAGACTATACCGTCAATACTATTAAATCCATCTGCATTTTGTCACATTACCCTTTTTTCgatacatttgaaaaatttcttcgaTATCTGCACAAGGTGGCTCATTCTGGGCCTTACCCAGTTCCGCTTGAAAG GTACATAACGCATTTCATGTACGACGTTCCGTTTCCATCACCACAACGTCCGCGAATCCTCATTCAACTGTCAGCTACCGACCGGATTGCTCTGGCTCAGTTAGAAGACCTCCCGCTTCCTCGACG tGGAGCAAGCTTCAAGAGTATGTTGCTTAATTTGGGACCGGATGGCTGTCTTCAGCTATTACTTTTGGCCTTGACGGAACAGAAGATCTTGATTCATTCGTTACGGCCGGATGTTTTGACAGCAACGGCGGAAGCTCTCGCTACG AGTATATTTCCGTTCAAGTGGCAGTGCCCTTACATCCCATTATGCCCTCTTGGACTTAGTGATGTCTTAAGTGCGCCACTTCCTTATCTCATCGGCGTAGATTCTCGTTTCTTTGATATGTACGACCCACCAGCCGAGGTCAGCTGTGTCGATCTTGATACGAACACCATTTCAAT AtcggaagagaagaaaactttACTTACGGTGAAGTTGCTGCCAAAGAAAGCCGCTCGAACACTACGAGCTACGCTCCAGTACCTCTACGAAAAGATTTATTCAACTTTTTGGAGTGAAAGGGGCAAGCGTGGAGACGATGTCGATTCTTCGTTAGATCgggatttcaaaattaaaaagaaagag CTGTTACTGGAATTGGAAATCCAAGAGGCCTTTCTTAAATTCATGGCATCTATTCTACGTGGCTATCGTTCCTATTTGTTACCCATCACCAAAGCGCCAACTGTGGGTGCAACAGATCCCAACTCTCTGTTTGACCTACAGGGATTTTTACGCTCTCGAGACAAAGCCTACGTGAAATTCTACGCCCTTATGATGAAAACGCAAATGTTTATCCGCTTCATTGAAGAGCGTTCTTTTGTCTCGGACATGGATTCCAGCCTAGCCTTTTTCGACGAATGCTCCGATAAA ACTGATTTGGATGATGGGGACATTAAACTACTTGAGCTTGATGATTCACATCACAGTGAACGAACGGTTTTTGTCACACCCCCAGAACCGGTGGGTCTTCCACCCAATGTAACATACACATATCAGCAATTCGGCACCTTGAATCCAGCTTTGATGCAACGGCCTTTGGATGAATCACTATTTGATCCGTCGGTAGTCGGTAGTAGCACGAAGCCGCGATCAAGCAGCGGGAATATGTGCGGTTCCTCTTTACCTCCTCCTAGCAGCCCCTTAGCTCGACGaacaaaacatgaaataaaaaattcccaaaagtTTGCCAAAAAGTATGCTGAGACACCAATGTTGTGGGCGAAATGTCTGCTTAATACTTGCTTCAG TATTTGGTTCATTCACCTCCCAAGTCATATCCTTACATCGAATTCCAAAGTGACAACCTTAAGATCCGCTTACGCCATACTAGTGGCCATGCAGAAGCTCCGTGTCCTTCCGGCTGACGAAGTTTGCTATCGAGTGATGATGCAACTTTGTGGCGTTTTGGGTCAACCTGTTTTGGCAGTAAAAGTTCTCTTTGAAATGAAACGACATGGTGTGCAACCGAATGCCATTACCTACGGCTTCTACAACAAAGCCGTCCTTGAGGCACATTGGTCTTCAGACATGGCGAACCACAGCAGGCTACTTTGGAATAAGTTACGAAATGTTGTCACCGCAGCCGGACTATTCCGTCAAGCAGGAAGAAAAGCGGCCCAGAGTAGAATTTCACAGTATTCTTCGACGGACGAAGGCGATCTAGCTTCCAATTCGGATGGTGACGGCCTGTCTAGGACATCCGTTGATTCAGCCCAAGAAGGCCACCATTCAGCCGGAGTCGGAGGAGCTCCCATCGTTTATCGCAACAGCACAGTTACCA GTAGTCAATCCGACGTTGGTTACAGTTCCATGAAAGAAGATGGTCAGgctaatcaaaatcaaaagccCAAGTGTTCAAGCCAGAAAGACCTTCCAACTGCTGTCAAGG TTGACAGTGCGGCGGGCGTTCTGATGAGCAGCCTCGGTAGTGGTGGCGGAGCCCTTAGTCCCATCGAAGCCACCGAACTCAAAGCAGCGTTGGACGATGCCGGACACAACATTTCCCATCCGTCACCACCGCAACCCAAAGGAGCAACTCTTCCTCGGGAGAAAAGTGCCGGGACACCTATGGCGTCTGGTAACTCAACACCAGACGCTTCTAGTCAGACTAAGTCGAGTTCTCAAAGTGCATCGACAgcgtctttattcag TCCACAGAACCTGAACGCAAGGAAAGCGGAATTTCTAGTTGGCCTGAACAACCTCAAGTCGGCTGCCTCAAGTGTAGCAAAGAAGATTGATGAGATCAAAGGCGCCATTGGAGCTGGAGTGACTGTTACCCCATCGAAACTTTCTGGTTCTGGATT ATTGACTGAGTCCATGGATGCACGTGGCGGATCAGCTAGTGGCAGTGGGGCTCTGCTGACGGTCGATGGACCCGCAGACGGTTCATTAGAGACCTGGAGTTCTTGGACGGCTCAGTGGCTACGCCGGGCATCGTCGGCTGATCTAGTTTCACAACAGTATCCGGCCACTGGCTCAGCTACTCCTTCTGAATGGTCTACTACCGATGGGCAAGCCAGTTCTAACATAA AGGGATTGCCATCATGGACAGAAACTAGCGCTCAGTTAGACAGATTGTGTGCCTCGATGCGTTTTCCAAACGGTGGTAGACGGCAGCGTCTCGGTGAAGAATTGCCTATTGCCATTGAGGTGATCATGACGAGCTGCTCAAAATGTCACAATTGCTCTTCTATCCTTTACGACGAAGAGATCATGGCTGGATGGACCCCAGAAGATTCGAATCTTAACTCTAG GTGTCAACATTGCAAAAAGCTGTTGGTACCTTTCCTTACTACCCATCTACACGACTACCGCTCCCATCCTCCATCAGTGGTTCAACAAATGATTTCCAACTTAACACCATGTGTAAGCCAAGAAAGTGTCATTTCGTCATCACATTCTCGGAATGGCAGTGATGGAGGTGACAAACCGGCTAAAGAGGATGAAGCTGTTTCCAAACAGACAAAGACTGAAAAGAACGCCCCGACTCCTCTCGTTGCTCCGGCAATGTTTGGACCTATCAGCGTCCCGTACCTGAGTCCTTTGGTTCTACGAAGGGAGTTGGAAGGTATTCTTGAACAGGAAGGGGACGTCTGCTTGACTCAAGCCAGCTTTGTCGATCAGCACTCGATCATTTATTGGAATATG CTGTGGTACTTTGAGCGCGTCGGTTTAATGTCCCATATGGCTGCACTTATATTGCGTGCCAACCTGGGACTTAATGAgaccaataataataatgatagcGAGGCCGCCAACGTCACATGCCGTATCAACCCTTCATGGTCTTCTGCAGacgagaaaaacatttccgtTAAGACGAAGTGGGATAATACCAAATTGCATGACGAG CTTGGCCCTCCCTGCTACGCCCTGTGGCAACAGACTTACGAACAGCATTCGCCGTTGGTTAGCGCCCTAGTTACCGACAATCAATCGTTTCCGCGAAG tttccttGATGAGTTATTGCGTGGCATTCAGTATAACGATATGCTCCGACCCCTCAAGCAGCTTTCTTCGGAATTGATAAAGCGCAAAACAGTAACGGGAATTGCTCGACATCACGGCATCTATCGCGAACTGCTCTTCCTTTCGTTTGTCGCCATCGGGCGAGAAAACATTGATCAAA TCGCATTTGATCGAGAATACCGTCTAGCCTACGACCGCCTTGACGCCCAGTCCATGGCTACGCTAGGCAAAGTTGACAGTCCCCCGTCCATTGCTTCGGTCTTTTGTCGCCACTTTTTCCGGCAACtagaattgtaa
- the LOC124195795 gene encoding DENN domain-containing protein Crag-like isoform X2, producing the protein MEDKQIADYFVVAGFTDKSMPLEDFSFDGNQLKSTYDQAPITDITVIIPSLGEGIPPGFTCIEYTPTGLTADLNYGSIRSPEVFLCYRRGRERPPLFDIGVLYQGKEQLMSDAEVVLSTPYGRAANVNNSANQHTYVTYRRAPDTAPCNDLVVSDICVVITSKGETPPHAYCMIKKNLNKGMLGADVYLCYKKSMNKPRHIAYRPGIQARFPEEDIPHNPMPDSVPLFCLPMGATLEWWPINAATPKPVFSTFVLTVSDAAEKIYGSAVTFYERYPEEKMTKEQKAWLDMDDVDDGSTEKDYTVNTIKSICILSHYPFFDTFEKFLRYLHKVAHSGPYPVPLERYITHFMYDVPFPSPQRPRILIQLSATDRIALAQLEDLPLPRRGASFKSMLLNLGPDGCLQLLLLALTEQKILIHSLRPDVLTATAEALATSIFPFKWQCPYIPLCPLGLSDVLSAPLPYLIGVDSRFFDMYDPPAEVSCVDLDTNTISISEEKKTLLTVKLLPKKAARTLRATLQYLYEKIYSTFWSERGKRGDDVDSSLDRDFKIKKKELLLELEIQEAFLKFMASILRGYRSYLLPITKAPTVGATDPNSLFDLQGFLRSRDKAYVKFYALMMKTQMFIRFIEERSFVSDMDSSLAFFDECSDKTDLDDGDIKLLELDDSHHSERTVFVTPPEPVGLPPNVTYTYQQFGTLNPALMQRPLDESLFDPSVVGSSTKPRSSSGNMCGSSLPPPSSPLARRTKHEIKNSQKFAKKYAETPMLWAKCLLNTCFSIWFIHLPSHILTSNSKVTTLRSAYAILVAMQKLRVLPADEVCYRVMMQLCGVLGQPVLAVKVLFEMKRHGVQPNAITYGFYNKAVLEAHWSSDMANHSRLLWNKLRNVVTAAGLFRQAGRKAAQSRISQYSSTDEGDLASNSDGDGLSRTSVDSAQEGHHSAGVGGAPIVYRNSTVTSSQSDVGYSSMKEDGQANQNQKPKCSSQKDLPTAVKAEESVDICGSRATNNKTAKTVTAVIPVTVRLDFSQSNEFRTRVGSIVRKSANAVPHKSVDSAAGVLMSSLGSGGGALSPIEATELKAALDDAGHNISHPSPPQPKGATLPREKSAGTPMASGNSTPDASSQTKSSSQSASTASLFRSASLRLGGMFVSPLEGHFSPAKTALADRLQWARSSIRKKLDMGGQQETPQSTTPKRKEQVQDEKIEVKSQESAIPVESSQLATCNGSGLNHVDEKDSAPHLINGDVEVASNNSHSDDKPGPTCSPERHTLTHGDPLGALDVITEVAKSTPVSAEVSPLKPFVLPDPSVRLFTSSHSTSSSGSSTEDSDDDSDDDSSEESESEEESDHSNDKSSASSRYAGARWSLRKPEFRVNLGAQVLGTALNSLSPQNLNARKAEFLVGLNNLKSAASSVAKKIDEIKGAIGAGVTVTPSKLSGSGLLTESMDARGGSASGSGALLTVDGPADGSLETWSSWTAQWLRRASSADLVSQQYPATGSATPSEWSTTDGQASSNIKGLPSWTETSAQLDRLCASMRFPNGGRRQRLGEELPIAIEVIMTSCSKCHNCSSILYDEEIMAGWTPEDSNLNSRCQHCKKLLVPFLTTHLHDYRSHPPSVVQQMISNLTPCVSQESVISSSHSRNGSDGGDKPAKEDEAVSKQTKTEKNAPTPLVAPAMFGPISVPYLSPLVLRRELEGILEQEGDVCLTQASFVDQHSIIYWNMLWYFERVGLMSHMAALILRANLGLNETNNNNDSEAANVTCRINPSWSSADEKNISVKTKWDNTKLHDELGPPCYALWQQTYEQHSPLVSALVTDNQSFPRSFLDELLRGIQYNDMLRPLKQLSSELIKRKTVTGIARHHGIYRELLFLSFVAIGRENIDQIAFDREYRLAYDRLDAQSMATLGKVDSPPSIASVFCRHFFRQLEL; encoded by the exons ATGGAAGACAAACAGATAGCTGACTACTTTGTGGTGGCTGGGTTTACAGACAAATCTATGCCATTAGAAGATTTCTCATTTGACGGGAATCAGCTCAAATCTACCTATGATCAGGCACCAATCACAGACATTACTGTCATTATACCTTCTCTGGGTGAAGGCATTCCACCTGGTTTTACTTGCATTGAATATACTCCAACTG GTTTGACAGCTGATCTTAATTATGGAAGCATAAGAAGCCCTGAAGTTTTTCTGTGTTATCGTAGGGGTCGTGAACGCCCACCTTTATTTGATATTGG GGTATTATACCAAGGGAAGGAACAACTGATGTCTGATGCAGAAGTTGTCTTGTCTACACCGTACGGAAGGGCTGCTAATGTAAATAACTCAGCCAATCAGCACACCTATGTAACTTATAGAAGAGCACCAGATACAGCCCCATGCAATGATCTTGTAGTCTCTGATATTTGCGTCGTCATTACCAGCAAAGGCGAAACGCCTCCACATGCTTACtgcatgataaaaaaaaacctcaacaAGGGAATG ttgGGTGCGGATGTCTACCTTTGCTACAAGAAGTCGATGAACAAACCACGCCATATAGCTTATAGACCTG GCATCCAAGCACGTTTCCCTGAAGAGGATATTCCTCACAACCCAATGCCGGATTCCGTTCCGTTGTTTTGTTTACCAATGGGCGCGACCCTAGAATGGTGGCCGATCAATGCTGCTACTCCCAAACCAGTGTTTTCCACCTTTGTCTTGACTGTATCAGATGCAGCAGAAAAa atataCGGTTCAGCAGTCACATTTTATGAACGGTATCCAGAGGAGAAAATGACTAAGGAACAAAAAGCCTGGCTTGATATGGATGATGTAGACGATGGATCTACTGAAAAAGACTATACCGTCAATACTATTAAATCCATCTGCATTTTGTCACATTACCCTTTTTTCgatacatttgaaaaatttcttcgaTATCTGCACAAGGTGGCTCATTCTGGGCCTTACCCAGTTCCGCTTGAAAG GTACATAACGCATTTCATGTACGACGTTCCGTTTCCATCACCACAACGTCCGCGAATCCTCATTCAACTGTCAGCTACCGACCGGATTGCTCTGGCTCAGTTAGAAGACCTCCCGCTTCCTCGACG tGGAGCAAGCTTCAAGAGTATGTTGCTTAATTTGGGACCGGATGGCTGTCTTCAGCTATTACTTTTGGCCTTGACGGAACAGAAGATCTTGATTCATTCGTTACGGCCGGATGTTTTGACAGCAACGGCGGAAGCTCTCGCTACG AGTATATTTCCGTTCAAGTGGCAGTGCCCTTACATCCCATTATGCCCTCTTGGACTTAGTGATGTCTTAAGTGCGCCACTTCCTTATCTCATCGGCGTAGATTCTCGTTTCTTTGATATGTACGACCCACCAGCCGAGGTCAGCTGTGTCGATCTTGATACGAACACCATTTCAAT AtcggaagagaagaaaactttACTTACGGTGAAGTTGCTGCCAAAGAAAGCCGCTCGAACACTACGAGCTACGCTCCAGTACCTCTACGAAAAGATTTATTCAACTTTTTGGAGTGAAAGGGGCAAGCGTGGAGACGATGTCGATTCTTCGTTAGATCgggatttcaaaattaaaaagaaagag CTGTTACTGGAATTGGAAATCCAAGAGGCCTTTCTTAAATTCATGGCATCTATTCTACGTGGCTATCGTTCCTATTTGTTACCCATCACCAAAGCGCCAACTGTGGGTGCAACAGATCCCAACTCTCTGTTTGACCTACAGGGATTTTTACGCTCTCGAGACAAAGCCTACGTGAAATTCTACGCCCTTATGATGAAAACGCAAATGTTTATCCGCTTCATTGAAGAGCGTTCTTTTGTCTCGGACATGGATTCCAGCCTAGCCTTTTTCGACGAATGCTCCGATAAA ACTGATTTGGATGATGGGGACATTAAACTACTTGAGCTTGATGATTCACATCACAGTGAACGAACGGTTTTTGTCACACCCCCAGAACCGGTGGGTCTTCCACCCAATGTAACATACACATATCAGCAATTCGGCACCTTGAATCCAGCTTTGATGCAACGGCCTTTGGATGAATCACTATTTGATCCGTCGGTAGTCGGTAGTAGCACGAAGCCGCGATCAAGCAGCGGGAATATGTGCGGTTCCTCTTTACCTCCTCCTAGCAGCCCCTTAGCTCGACGaacaaaacatgaaataaaaaattcccaaaagtTTGCCAAAAAGTATGCTGAGACACCAATGTTGTGGGCGAAATGTCTGCTTAATACTTGCTTCAG TATTTGGTTCATTCACCTCCCAAGTCATATCCTTACATCGAATTCCAAAGTGACAACCTTAAGATCCGCTTACGCCATACTAGTGGCCATGCAGAAGCTCCGTGTCCTTCCGGCTGACGAAGTTTGCTATCGAGTGATGATGCAACTTTGTGGCGTTTTGGGTCAACCTGTTTTGGCAGTAAAAGTTCTCTTTGAAATGAAACGACATGGTGTGCAACCGAATGCCATTACCTACGGCTTCTACAACAAAGCCGTCCTTGAGGCACATTGGTCTTCAGACATGGCGAACCACAGCAGGCTACTTTGGAATAAGTTACGAAATGTTGTCACCGCAGCCGGACTATTCCGTCAAGCAGGAAGAAAAGCGGCCCAGAGTAGAATTTCACAGTATTCTTCGACGGACGAAGGCGATCTAGCTTCCAATTCGGATGGTGACGGCCTGTCTAGGACATCCGTTGATTCAGCCCAAGAAGGCCACCATTCAGCCGGAGTCGGAGGAGCTCCCATCGTTTATCGCAACAGCACAGTTACCA GTAGTCAATCCGACGTTGGTTACAGTTCCATGAAAGAAGATGGTCAGgctaatcaaaatcaaaagccCAAGTGTTCAAGCCAGAAAGACCTTCCAACTGCTGTCAAGG CTGAGGAGTCGGTTGATATTTGTGGTTCCCGTGCGACCAATAACAAAACGGCCAAAACGGTCACAGCAGTCATACCGGTGACCGTTCGACTGGATTTTTCCCAGTCGAATGAGTTCCGGACCCGAGTGGGGAGCATCGTCAGAAAATCTGCCAACGCCGTTCCTCATAAAAGTG TTGACAGTGCGGCGGGCGTTCTGATGAGCAGCCTCGGTAGTGGTGGCGGAGCCCTTAGTCCCATCGAAGCCACCGAACTCAAAGCAGCGTTGGACGATGCCGGACACAACATTTCCCATCCGTCACCACCGCAACCCAAAGGAGCAACTCTTCCTCGGGAGAAAAGTGCCGGGACACCTATGGCGTCTGGTAACTCAACACCAGACGCTTCTAGTCAGACTAAGTCGAGTTCTCAAAGTGCATCGACAgcgtctttattcag ATCGGCTAGCCTTCGCTTGGGCGGGATGTTTGTTTCGCCATTGGAAGGACATTTTAGTCCTGCTAAAACTGCCTTGGCTGATCGATTGCAATGGGCGCGCAGTAGCATTcgtaaaaaactggatatggGAGGCCAGCAAGAGACGCCACAGTCAACAACACCGAAACGAAAGGAACAAGTGCAAGATGAGAAAATTGAAGTCAAATCTCAGGAATCGGCCATCCCCGTTGAAAGTAGTCAACTAGCTACTTGCAATGGTAGTGGCCTTAATCACGTTGACGAAAAGGACAGTGCCCCTCATTTAATCAATGGAGATGTAGAAGTTGCCTCAAACAATTCTCATTCCGATGACAAACCCGGACCAACTTGTAGTCCCGAGCGGCACACACTCACTCATGGAGATCCTCTCGGCGCACTGGATGTCATAACAGAAGTCGCGAAATCGACACCCGTCTCCGCAGAAGTGTCTCCTTTGAAGCCATTTGTGTTGCCAGATCCAAGTGTTCGACTCTTCACCAGTAGCCATAGCACTAGTAGCAGCGGTAGCAGCACAGAAGATAGTGATGACGACAGTGACGACGACAGCAGTGAAGAGTCCGAATCGGAAGAAGAATCGGATCACTCGAACGACAAATCATCAGCCTCCAG TCGCTACGCAGGAGCACGTTGGAGTCTGCGAAAACCGGAATTCCGAGTCAACTTGGGCGCTCAAGTTTTGGGCACGGCCCTGAATTCTCTCAG TCCACAGAACCTGAACGCAAGGAAAGCGGAATTTCTAGTTGGCCTGAACAACCTCAAGTCGGCTGCCTCAAGTGTAGCAAAGAAGATTGATGAGATCAAAGGCGCCATTGGAGCTGGAGTGACTGTTACCCCATCGAAACTTTCTGGTTCTGGATT ATTGACTGAGTCCATGGATGCACGTGGCGGATCAGCTAGTGGCAGTGGGGCTCTGCTGACGGTCGATGGACCCGCAGACGGTTCATTAGAGACCTGGAGTTCTTGGACGGCTCAGTGGCTACGCCGGGCATCGTCGGCTGATCTAGTTTCACAACAGTATCCGGCCACTGGCTCAGCTACTCCTTCTGAATGGTCTACTACCGATGGGCAAGCCAGTTCTAACATAA AGGGATTGCCATCATGGACAGAAACTAGCGCTCAGTTAGACAGATTGTGTGCCTCGATGCGTTTTCCAAACGGTGGTAGACGGCAGCGTCTCGGTGAAGAATTGCCTATTGCCATTGAGGTGATCATGACGAGCTGCTCAAAATGTCACAATTGCTCTTCTATCCTTTACGACGAAGAGATCATGGCTGGATGGACCCCAGAAGATTCGAATCTTAACTCTAG GTGTCAACATTGCAAAAAGCTGTTGGTACCTTTCCTTACTACCCATCTACACGACTACCGCTCCCATCCTCCATCAGTGGTTCAACAAATGATTTCCAACTTAACACCATGTGTAAGCCAAGAAAGTGTCATTTCGTCATCACATTCTCGGAATGGCAGTGATGGAGGTGACAAACCGGCTAAAGAGGATGAAGCTGTTTCCAAACAGACAAAGACTGAAAAGAACGCCCCGACTCCTCTCGTTGCTCCGGCAATGTTTGGACCTATCAGCGTCCCGTACCTGAGTCCTTTGGTTCTACGAAGGGAGTTGGAAGGTATTCTTGAACAGGAAGGGGACGTCTGCTTGACTCAAGCCAGCTTTGTCGATCAGCACTCGATCATTTATTGGAATATG CTGTGGTACTTTGAGCGCGTCGGTTTAATGTCCCATATGGCTGCACTTATATTGCGTGCCAACCTGGGACTTAATGAgaccaataataataatgatagcGAGGCCGCCAACGTCACATGCCGTATCAACCCTTCATGGTCTTCTGCAGacgagaaaaacatttccgtTAAGACGAAGTGGGATAATACCAAATTGCATGACGAG CTTGGCCCTCCCTGCTACGCCCTGTGGCAACAGACTTACGAACAGCATTCGCCGTTGGTTAGCGCCCTAGTTACCGACAATCAATCGTTTCCGCGAAG tttccttGATGAGTTATTGCGTGGCATTCAGTATAACGATATGCTCCGACCCCTCAAGCAGCTTTCTTCGGAATTGATAAAGCGCAAAACAGTAACGGGAATTGCTCGACATCACGGCATCTATCGCGAACTGCTCTTCCTTTCGTTTGTCGCCATCGGGCGAGAAAACATTGATCAAA TCGCATTTGATCGAGAATACCGTCTAGCCTACGACCGCCTTGACGCCCAGTCCATGGCTACGCTAGGCAAAGTTGACAGTCCCCCGTCCATTGCTTCGGTCTTTTGTCGCCACTTTTTCCGGCAACtagaattgtaa